A stretch of the Poseidonibacter parvus genome encodes the following:
- a CDS encoding cbb3-type cytochrome c oxidase subunit I, with protein MENNLKFESQKLAINYFVVAAILFGAQLLMGLIAATQFLYPSFLFEIFDFSVARMVHINALVVWMLYAMIGSVYYLLPEETGIETVGIAIGKLAFYILTAAVTVVVLVYILVQIGPATESTIWFINEGREYIEAPRWADIGIVVVVLVFVFNLFATAMKGKQTGIVTVLMADVLALAGLYLAGMFFTDNISMDQYWWWWVIHLWVEATWEVFVGCLLSYGLIKIIGARREVVEMWLWIEVAMLFGSGILGMGHHYFWIGTPEYWWEIGALFSALEPVPLVAMFVHVVYDWGKETGIKEGAQSGEKTMNNSPAFAWFVTNAFGNFLGAGVWGFFHTLPQVNIYTHGTQFTSAHGHLAFFGAYATILIGMFYLGVQGKNGIKVMKATFESKMAIFLITFGVLGMTVSLTVAGYGQVLVERAQMGATWEAFFVSQDMVWFVQGLGWRLATGVMTFIGFVYLIKDLLTTSKNARHER; from the coding sequence ATGGAAAATAATTTAAAATTTGAATCTCAAAAATTAGCGATTAACTATTTTGTAGTTGCAGCTATTTTATTTGGTGCACAATTATTAATGGGGCTTATTGCAGCCACTCAATTCTTATATCCAAGTTTTCTTTTTGAAATCTTTGATTTTTCAGTAGCTAGAATGGTACATATTAATGCACTTGTTGTTTGGATGTTATATGCAATGATTGGTTCTGTTTATTACCTTTTACCTGAAGAAACTGGTATTGAAACTGTTGGTATTGCAATTGGTAAATTAGCTTTTTATATTTTAACAGCAGCTGTTACTGTAGTTGTTTTAGTATATATTCTAGTTCAAATTGGACCTGCAACTGAATCTACTATTTGGTTTATTAACGAAGGTAGAGAATACATTGAAGCTCCAAGATGGGCTGATATCGGTATTGTTGTTGTTGTTTTAGTATTTGTTTTTAACCTTTTTGCAACTGCAATGAAAGGTAAACAAACAGGTATTGTTACTGTATTAATGGCAGATGTTTTAGCACTTGCTGGTTTATATCTAGCTGGTATGTTCTTTACTGATAACATTTCTATGGATCAGTACTGGTGGTGGTGGGTAATTCACTTATGGGTTGAAGCAACTTGGGAAGTATTTGTTGGTTGTTTATTATCTTATGGATTAATCAAAATCATTGGTGCAAGAAGAGAAGTAGTTGAAATGTGGTTATGGATTGAAGTAGCTATGTTATTTGGATCTGGTATCTTAGGTATGGGTCATCACTATTTCTGGATTGGTACTCCTGAGTACTGGTGGGAAATTGGAGCATTATTCTCTGCACTTGAACCTGTTCCTTTAGTAGCTATGTTTGTACACGTTGTTTATGACTGGGGTAAAGAGACTGGAATTAAAGAAGGCGCACAATCTGGTGAAAAAACAATGAATAACTCACCTGCTTTTGCATGGTTTGTTACAAATGCTTTTGGTAACTTCTTAGGAGCTGGTGTTTGGGGATTCTTCCATACATTACCACAAGTTAATATTTATACACACGGTACACAGTTTACATCAGCTCACGGTCACTTAGCGTTCTTTGGAGCTTATGCAACTATTTTAATTGGTATGTTCTATCTTGGTGTTCAAGGTAAAAATGGAATTAAAGTTATGAAAGCTACATTTGAATCTAAAATGGCGATTTTCTTAATCACATTTGGTGTTTTAGGAATGACTGTTTCTTTAACAGTAGCTGGATATGGTCAAGTATTAGTTGAACGTGCTCAAATGGGAGCAACATGGGAAGCATTCTTTGTATCTCAAGACATGGTATGGTTTGTACAAGGTCTAGGATGGAGATTAGCAACAGGTGTAATGACTTTCATAGGTTTTGTGTACTTAATAAAAGATTTATTAACTACATCAAAAAATGCAAGACACGAAAGATAA
- a CDS encoding c-type cytochrome: MSKKVVSVWTSIPFWRRSAAWVTGFASILLIWLTFDSLGQISMGTDEDLKAGITKRVPGPTVINYKITYEMDTKRGHEVPVIGEKEKFFGRDDWSEEEARELLHLGKLGSQAKNCMNCHTLLGNGAYYAPDLTKAWLDPAWGPNGPYLGMTNSTTKEEAMSKFLQDPSQYPTHERMMPDLDITEREAMGLVAFLKHMSSIDTNGFPRNFARMSTDGVTGAIHGK, from the coding sequence GGTTTTGCTTCAATATTATTAATTTGGTTAACATTTGATTCGTTAGGTCAAATTAGTATGGGGACAGATGAAGATCTTAAAGCTGGTATTACAAAAAGAGTACCAGGACCAACAGTAATTAATTACAAAATTACTTACGAAATGGATACAAAAAGAGGTCATGAGGTGCCAGTTATTGGTGAGAAAGAAAAATTCTTTGGTAGAGATGACTGGAGCGAAGAAGAAGCTCGTGAGTTACTTCACTTAGGTAAATTAGGTTCACAAGCTAAAAACTGTATGAACTGTCATACTTTACTTGGAAATGGTGCTTATTATGCTCCTGATTTAACAAAAGCGTGGTTAGATCCAGCATGGGGACCAAATGGGCCATATTTAGGAATGACTAATTCTACTACAAAAGAAGAAGCTATGTCTAAATTTTTACAAGACCCTTCACAATATCCAACTCATGAAAGAATGATGCCGGATTTAGATATTACTGAAAGAGAAGCTATGGGACTTGTAGCATTCTTAAAACATATGTCATCTATTGATACAAACGGTTTCCCAAGAAACTTTGCGAGAATGTCAACTGATGGAGTAACAGGAGCGATTCATGGAAAATAA